The following proteins come from a genomic window of Daphnia carinata strain CSIRO-1 chromosome 6, CSIRO_AGI_Dcar_HiC_V3, whole genome shotgun sequence:
- the LOC130689436 gene encoding palmitoyltransferase ZDHHC3-like: MNYVNQSSSSNHFQTDDDLSINVSSGLSFTSEMDTHNRCCSGRFWCIQDICGIICVVLTWLLILYSMFVSFFVILIPAISTHTVFSVFNLILFLALSSLAFISHIRTMLTDPGAVPRGNATKEMIQRMGLQQGQVIFKCQKCCSIKPERAHHCSVCQRCVRKMDHHCPWVNNCVGENNQKFFVLFTFYIAVLSVHSLVLVILQFISCVHSEWKECSTYSPPATVILLLFLGFEALLFAIFTTIMLGTQMQAIWNDETGIEQLKKEEARWIRKSRWKSFHAVFGLFSIQWFSPFTNPPLDGKKRNAYLYAV; this comes from the exons atgaattacgTCAATCAAAGCAGTAGTAGCAACCACTTTCAAACGGACGATGATTTAAGTATTAATGTGAGTTCCGGGCTAAGTTTTACATCCGAAATGGATACGCATAACCGTTGCTGTTCAGGACGGTTTTGGTGTATCCAGGATATATGTGGAATCATTTGCGTCGTCCTCACGTGGCTCCTGATCCTCTATTCgatgtttgtttcattttttgttatccTTATCCCTGCAATTTCGACACACACAGTGTTCAGTGTGTTCAACTTAATATTGTTTTTGGCCCTTTCCTCGCTTGCCTTTATCTCACACATTAGGACAATGTTAACTGATCCA GGTGCTGTGCCTCGAGGAAATGCCACCAAAGAGATGATTCAAAGAATGGGACTGCAACAAGGACAAGTTATATTTAAGTGCCAAAAGTGCTGTTCCATCAAACCAGAAAGAGCCCATCATTGCTCAGTTTGCCAAAG ATGTGTGAGGAAGATGGACC ACCATTGCCCTTGGGTAAACAACTGTGTGGGAgagaacaatcaaaaatttttcgtCCTTTTTACA TTCTATATAGCTGTTCTCTCGGTGCACTCCTTAGTATTGGTAATTTTGCAATTTATTTCTTGCGTTCACTCCGAATGGAAAGAATGCTCGACCTATAGCCCTCCAGCTACAGTCATCCTACTGTTGTTCCTCGGTTTCGAAGCCTTACTTTTCGCAATCTTTACAACTATAATGCTTGGAACCCAAATGCAAGCAATATGGAACGACGAAACT GGTATCGAACAACTGAAGAAGGAGGAGGCACGCTGGATTAGAAAATCCAGATGGAAGAGTTTCCATGCAGTTTTTGGACTGTTCAGCATTCAGTGGTTCTCGCCGTTCACCAATCCGCCTTTGGACGGGAAGAAAAGGAATGCATATTTATATGCCGTTTGA
- the LOC130689445 gene encoding LOW QUALITY PROTEIN: uncharacterized protein LOC130689445 (The sequence of the model RefSeq protein was modified relative to this genomic sequence to represent the inferred CDS: substituted 1 base at 1 genomic stop codon) — translation MASISLLRFKSFDGCVKTIRAFRGTTNPVARKLNIHQVQYRAVSGFPSSGNLTSGSIDKNVVYSRHEDFRLVDQTVVQRIFDRASLWPNLTAMECWVTGRKYTYGKLRDLTRNFGSALVRMGFKQGEVFGMVLPNLPEFPIVLLGAAGIGMPVTAVNPAYTVEEIARQLQLSGATVVVTIPELAGTLRQVAKQCPEIRRLLVVGKPEEGFASFEEMLQDNGNLFDENIKINPTEDIFVLPYSSGTTGLPKGVMLTHSNVCANIAQMGHPGTMKIAFCPATTSHSSDLQEVFICILPFFHMYGILAIVLSGLDHGAKMITLPRFEAESYLNAIHQHKPSTLHLVPPLVSFLSLQPELKLEAFHRLHSIIVGAAPLGPAAATRLVERLQKQDLFMQEGFGMTETSCACHFSPIVNNQIGSFGEPLSRTKVKVVDVDTGEPLGPMQHGEMCVSGPQVMKGYYKNPKATAETIDSAGWLHTGDIAYYNDQNQFFIVDRLKELIKVKGLQVSPSELEDVLRRHPGVLDVAVIGVPDEFAGELPRAYVVKKQGVMLAKEDIVEFIDAKVSNHKKLKGGVVFLEAIPKTATGKILRKAMAGLSLLSRINSFQIGVKAKQTFRVTNSRTVQRFGFNLQQIRAVSDAPLREASSIDKNIVYSRHKDFELRNQTVVQRFFERASLWPNLTATECGLTGRKYTYGKLRDLTRNFGSALARMGFKRSEVFGMVLPNLPEFPIMLLGAAGIGMPVTTVNPIYNVEEIARQLQLSGATVVVTISELAGTLRQVTQICPEIRRLIVVGKPEDGFVSLGEMLQDPGNLFDENIEINPMEDVFALPFSSGTTGLPKGVMLSNANVTANIQQLLHPTAMKLTTPPPTRNETDVLQEVYVCILPFFHMYGMVGVMLTGLDLGAKMVILPRFDGESYVNSLHQHHPSTLHLVPPLVLFLGHRPDLKLEAFRRLHTVAIGAAPLGLAVATRFVERLQKPDLLMQEGCGMTETTSVTHLSPVINNQIGSFGEPLSQTKVKVLDVDTGKSLGPGQHGEMCVSGPQVMKGYFKNPKATEETIDSDGWLHTGDMVYYNEQNQFFIVDRLKELIKVKGLQVSPSELEDVLRRHPGVLDVAVIGVPDDAAGELPRAYVVKKPGVVLSQEEIAEFVNAKVSHHKKLKGGVYFLDAIPKTNTGKILRRELKRMSQXLSQI, via the exons atggcgagcATCAGTTTGCTACGTTTTAAATCGTTCGACGGCTGTGTAAAGACCATTCGAGCCTTTCGTGGCACGACTAATCCTGTGGCGAGGAAACTTAATATCCATCAAGTGCAATATCGAGCCGTGTCTGGCTTCCCCTCAAGTGGCAATTTAACGTCGGGAAGCATTGATAAAAACGTCGTCTATTCTCGCCACGAGGATTTCCGTCTCGTCGACCAAACAGTTGTGCAACGCATTTTCGATCGAGCATCTCTATGGCCCAATCTTACAGCTATG gaATGTTGGGTAACAGGTCGAAAATATACGTATGGCAAGTTACGTGATTTGACCCGTAATTTTGGCAGTGCATTGGTTAGAATGGGTTTCAAACAAGGTGAAGTATTTGGAATGGTTTTACCTAATCTTCCGGAATTTCCCATTGTCTTGCTTGGAGCCGCTGGTATTGGTATGCCAGTCACAGCAGTTAATCCGGCCTATACTGTGGAGGAAATTGCGCGCCAATTACAACTTTCTGGCGCCACTGTCGTCGTCACCATTCCAGAATTGGCGGGAACCCTTCGTCAGGTGGCTAAACAATGTCCCGAAATTCGGCGCCTCCTAGTGGTTGGTAAGCCAGAAGAAGGATTTGCTTCCTTTGAAGAAATGTTACAAGATAATGGCAATCTTTTCGACGAGAATATCAAG ATCAACCCAACCGAAGACATTTTTGTACTACCCTATTCAAG TGGAACAACTGGTCTTCCTAAAGGGGTCATGCTTACTCATTCTAACGTCTGTGCCAATATTGCACAAATGGGGCATCCAGGAACGATGAAAATAGCTTTTTGCCCTGCCACAACCA gCCATTCATCAGACCTGCAAGAAGTGTTTATTTGCATACTCCCGTTTTTTCACATGTACGGGATACTTGCCATTGTTCTGAGTGGTTTGGATCACGGAGCCAAGATGATAACCCTCCCCCGTTTTGAAGCCGAGTCGTATCTTAATGCCATTCATCAGCACAAG CCGTCGACCCTACATCTCGTACCTCCACTGGTGTCTTTTCTCAGCCTTCAACCAGAATTGAAATTAGAAGCATTCCATCGGTTGCATTCCATTATCGTTGGCGCAGCTCCACTAGGACCGGCTGCTGCAACCAGACTTGTCGAACGTTTGCAAAAACAAGATCTTTTCATGCAGGAAG gaTTCGGAATGACTGAGACATCTTGTGCTTGTCACTTTAGCCCGATCGTTAACAACCAAATCGGTTCGTTTGGTGAGCCGCTATCTCGGACCAAAGTCAAAGTTGTTGATGTTGACACGGGCGAACCCCTTGGACCAATGCAACATGGAGAAATGTGTGTATCAGGTCCGCAAGTAATGAAAGGATATTATAAAAATCCAAAAGCGACCGCAGAAACTATTGACAGTGCAGGGTGGCTGCATACTGGAGATATTGCTTATTACAACGATCAAAACCAGTTCTTTATTGTCGATCGTCTGAAAGAGCTCATTAAAGTAAAAGGACTTCAG GTATCTCCGTCGGAACTGGAAGACGTCCTACGACGCCATCCTGGCGTTTTGGATGTGGCAGTTATCGGTGTTCCTGACGAATTTGCTGGTGAACTTCCTCGAGCTTACGTTGTCAAGAAACAGGGCGTTATGTTGGCTAAGGAAGATATTGTTGAATTTATCGATGCTAAAGTGTCAAATCATAAAAAACTGAAAGGGGGAGTTGTCTTTCTTGAAGCTATTCCGAAAACAGCTACTGGGAAAATACTTC GAAAAGCAATGGCGGGGCTCAGCCTATTGTCGCGTATCAACAGCTTCCAAATTGGAGTGAAGGCCAAGCAAACCTTTCGCGTCACGAATAGTCGTACTGTGCAGCGTTTTGGATTCAACCTTCAGCAGATTCGTGCAGTGTCCGATGCTCCATTACGCGAGGCCTCCTCGATCGATAAGAACATCGTCTATTCTCGTCACAAGGATTTCGAACTCCGTAATCAAACAGTAGTTCAACGCTTTTTCGAACGAGCTTCTTTGTGGCCCAACCTGACAGCGACG GAATGCGGCCTGACTGGTCGCAAATATACGTATGGCAAGTTACGTGATTTGACCCGTAATTTCGGCAGTGCATTGGCTCGAATGGGTTTCAAACGAAGTGAAGTGTTTGGAATGGTTCTTCCCAATCTTCCTGAATTTCCAATAATGTTGCTCGGAGCTGCTGGCATTGGTATGCCCGTTACCACCGTGAATCCTATTTACAACGTGGAGGAAATTGCGCGCCAATTGCAACTTTCTGGCGCCACCGTCGTGGTTACCATTTCCGAATTGGCGGGAACCCTTCGCCAAGTGACTCAGATATGTCCCGAAATTCGCCGCCTCATAGTGGTGGGTAAACCAGAAGATGGATTCGTATCCTTAGGAGAAATGTTACAAGACCCTGGTAACCTTTTCGATGAAAATATTGAA ATCAATCCGATGGAAGATGTTTTTGCGTTACCATTTTCAAG TGGTACGACTGGACTTCCAAAGGGCGTTATGCTGAGCAATGCTAATGTTACTGCCAATATTCAGCAGCTTTTACATCCTACGGCGATGAAACTTACCACTCCACCACCAACTC gcAATGAAACGGACGTCCTTCAGGAGGTGTACGTCTGTATTCTCCCATTTTTTCACATGTACGGAATGGTTGGTGTTATGCTGACAGGTTTAGATTTAGGTGCCAAAATGGTTATTTTGCCTCGTTTCGATGGCGAGTCTTACGTCAATTCCCTACATCAGCATCAT ccatcAACGTTACATCTTGTTCCGCCATTGGTTTTATTTCTTGGACATCGCCCTGATCTAAAATTGGAAGCATTTCGTCGACTACATACCGTCGCTATTGGCGCTGCTCCATTAGGGCTAGCTGTTGCCACTAGATTCGTCGAACGGTTACAGAAACCCGATCTATTGATGCAAGAAG GATGCGGGATGACGGAAACAACCTCTGTTACTCATCTCAGTCCGGTTATAAACAACCAGATCGGTTCGTTTGGAGAGCCATTATCTCAGACCAAAGTCAAAGTTTTGGATGTAGATACCGGCAAATCTCTGGGACCAGGACAACATGGAGAGATGTGTGTGTCGGGTCCGCAAGTAATGAAaggatattttaaaaatccgaAAGCCACCGAAGAAACTATTGACAGTGATGGTTGGCTGCATACTGGAGACATGGTTTATTATAACGAACAAAATCAGTTTTTTATTGTCGATCGATTGAAAGAGCTTATTAAAGTGAAAGGTCTCCAG gTGTCCCCATCAGAGCTGGAAGACGTTCTAAGGCGCCATCCTGGTGTTTTGGATGTGGCAGTTATCGGTGTCCCTGACGATGCTGCTGGTGAACTTCCTCGCGCATATGTCGTCAAAAAGCCCGGCGTTGTGCTATCTCAAGAAGAAATTGCTGAATTTGTTAACGCCAAAGTTTCCCATCATAAGAAGTTGAAGGGAGGAGTTTATTTCCTAGATGCTATTCCCAAAACAAACACTGGGAAAATTCTCCGCCGTGAACTAAAAAGAATGTCTCAATAACTATCGCAGATCTGA